A window from Fragaria vesca subsp. vesca linkage group LG5, FraVesHawaii_1.0, whole genome shotgun sequence encodes these proteins:
- the LOC101295527 gene encoding disease resistance protein At4g27190-like translates to MAFLMEIGTTIVTKLVEYTVEPVIRQVGYVICYKNNLKELQTRVGDLGDVRESVKHAVDTEERKGKKIETGVQNWMIEVVRLTKEADDLRAKHLAQAKCLIGFCPNIKLRHHLSRKSTKLVLEVAELYEKKKNFDNIAYVAPPEVVCIQDYEAFDSRTSTAKAVINELRNSNTFMIGVYGIGGVGKTTLVKEVYNQLATSGEKLFDEVVMVLDLKQNPSIERIQKAVAEELGLELPENGTLAGRASLISTRIKDKKSLMILDDVWECINLEDVGLRRTETLKILLTSRSKLVLSSEMGTEKEFPLEVLDKVETWSLFQTTVGDIVKNPKIETIATQIAEKCGGLPLLIVTVARSLRRSSLHEWKDTFRRLKRLDGKGLTEKTYSAIEWSYNQLGDEELKSLFLLCGLILYGHSNIIHIIDLFKYSMGLGLLKNVNTLEEARSALYSLLGKLKDSCLLLDGDDNTKCRMHDLVGDVANRIMVRDNHIISSTHEDESKHWPNKDFLQKCTAISFPFTVMPSLPEVLECPELEMFILWSKDVTLEIPCNIFEKMQKLKVLDLTKLSFLPSLPPSLEFLKSLQTLALDHCKLGDLALLGQLGSLEFLSFIGSDFKQLPREIGQLTCLRLLDLSDCSKLELISPNVLSSLTRLEELRMGNSFNRWEAEGVISTERSNASLEELKHLHQLTALQLHIPDDVSLPPDLFTTKLEIFQICIGSAWKWADVDETLNALKLKFTASNGLDRGLKMLLKRTEDLYLEGTEGVDSNMLSELGTEGLKQLKHLHVQSISGFAYIINGKVGFPNLTWLEVSGLNDLRFFLSSSTARSLAQLKHLQISGCQIMEAIVSTQTSDDEVAEKLFRQLQDLELKDLPTLTKFCSRNYTEFSNIYSGRSQLNDCIIRNTICEEIEEIDATANLDNVIQHFLFDNKVEFPNLKKLSIDGLPKLTTIWDNQFSLDSSNNLETIDIDRCNSLKSIFPPSVVRNLRQLRSLKVQNCGVEEIISKEDGVLVAPTFVFSKLSYATFRNLPKLKSFYPGLHDCKWPSLKNLTVYDCTQVHIFADRMRALNNLYTQDKQSLFLLEKDSFPNLEVLGLDVMENWDSPPLHSCRNLKSLITYANTNTSLNSLEKLLGLEKMGPSGI, encoded by the exons ATGGCATTTCTTATGGAAATTGGTACTACAATTGTTACAAAGCTAGTTGAGTACACGGTTGAGCCAGTTATACGCCAAGTGGGTTATGTAATCTGCTACAAAAACAACCTCAAAGAACTACAGACTCGAGTTGGTGACTTGGGTGATGTCAGAGAAAGCGTGAAGCATGCTGTTGACACAGAGGAAAGAAAAGGTAAAAAGATTGAAACAGGAGTCCAGAACTGGATGATTGAAGTAGTTCGGCTGACTAAGGAAGCAGATGACTTGAGAGCTAAACACCTCGCACAGGCCAAGTGTTTAATCGGCTTTTGTCCTAATATAAAGCTTCGTCATCATCTGAGCAGGAAATCAACAAAATTGGTTCTAGAGGTGGCCGAGCTTTATGAGAAGAAGAAGAATTTTGATAATATTGCATATGTAGCTCCCCCCGAAGTGGTGTGTATCCAAGATTATGAGGCGTTTGATTCAAGGACTTCAACTGCAAAGGCTGTAATCAACGAACTGAGAAATTCTAATACCTTCATGATTGGGGTGTACGGTATTGGGGGTGTTGGAAAGACAACACTTGTCAAAGAAGTTTATAATCAATTAGCTACAAGTGGTGAGAAGCTGTTTGATGAGGTAGTTATGGTACTCGATCTGAAACAGAATCCCAGCATCGAACGAATTCAGAAAGCAGTTGCTGAGGAGTTAGGCCTCGAGCTTCCTGAAAATGGGACCCTAGCTGGAAGAGCAAGTCTAATAAGTACCAGGATTAAAGACAAGAAGTCTCTTATGATCCTAGATGATGTATGGGAGTGCATTAATTTGGAAGATGTGGGTCTTCGTCGTACGGAAACTCTTAAAATACTTTTGACTTCACGAAGCAAACTAGTATTGTCTTCAGAAATGGGTACGGAGAAAGAGTTTCCTCTCGAAGTTTTAGACAAAGTTGAGACTTGGAGTTTGTTTCAGACGACGGTGGGTGATATCGTCAAAAATCCCAAAATAGAAACTATAGCCACCCAAATTGCTGAGAAGTGTGGAGGTTTGCCACTTTTGATTGTCACTGTTGCAAGATCTCTGAGAAGAAGTTCATTACATGAGTGGAAAGATACTTTCAGACGCCTAAAAAGGTTGGATGGAAAAGGATTGACAGAGAAAACATACTCTGCTATTGAGTGGAGTTACAATCAATTGGGTGATGAAGAGCTTAAATCATTGTTCCTGCTGTGCGGACTTATTTTGTATGGGCATTCGAATATCATACATATCATTGATCTGTTTAAATACAGCATGGGTCTGGGGTTGTTAAAGAACGTGAATACATTAGAAGAAGCACGGAGCGCGTTGTATTCTCTACTTGGAAAACTTAAAGATTCTTGTCTATTGCTAGATGGTGATGATAATACGAAATGCAGAATGCATGATCTTGTAGGCGATGTTGCTAATCGGATCATGGTCAGGGACAATCATATCATATCATCCACACATGAAGATGAGTCGAAACATTGGCCAAATAAGGACTTTCTTCAAAAATGCACGGCAATATCTTTTCCTTTCACGGTTATGCCCAGTCTTCCTGAAGTTTTGGAATGTCCAGAACTCGAAATGTTTATTTTGTGGAGCAAGGATGTTACATTGGAAATTCCATGCAACATTTTTGAAAAGATGCAAAAACTCAAAGTACTTGATTTAACCAAATTGAGTTTCTTGCCTTCACTGCCTCCATCTCTAGAGTTCCTGAAGAGTCTTCAAACATTGGCCTTAGATCATTGCAAATTGGGAGATCTAGCTCTACTCGGACAACTTGGGAGCTTAGAGTTTCTTAGTTTTATTGGATCTGATTTCAAGCAGTTGCCCAGAGAAATAGGTCAATTGACTTGTCTACGATTGTTGGATTTGAGTGACTGCTCTAAACTCGAACTTATTTCACCTAATGTTTTATCAAGCTTGACAAGGTTAGAAGAGTTGAGAATGGGAAACAGTTTCAACAGATGGGAGGCTGAAGGGGTCATCAGTACTGAAAGAAGTAATGCAAGCCTTGAGGAGCTAAAGCACTTGCATCAGCTAACTGCATTACAACTACATATCCCAGATGATGTTAGTCTTCCACCAGATTTGTTCACCACTAAGTTGGAGATATTCCAAATATGTATCGGTTCTGCGTGGAAATGGGCTGATGTCGATGAAACCCTCAATGCACTAAAACTCAAATTTACCGCTAGCAATGGACTGGACCGAGGTTTGAAAATGCTACTGAAGAGAACTGAAGACTTGTATTTGGAGGGTACGGAAGGTGTTGATAGTAATATGTTATCTGAATTAGGTACCGAAGGTTTAAAGCAACTAAAACATCTTCATGTTCAAAGCATTTCTGGTTTTGCCTACATCATCAATGGCAAG GTGGGATTTCCCAACTTAACATGGTTGGAGGTGAGTGGACTTAATGATTTAAGATTCTTTTTATCATCTTCAACAGCTAGAAGTCTTGCACAGCTCAAACATCTTCAGATATCGGGATGTCAAATCATGGAAGCAATAGTATCAACACAAACATCTGATGACGAAGTTGCAGAGAAACTGTTCCGCCAGCTACAAGATTTGGAGCTCAAAGACCTTCCAACGCTCACTAAATTCTGCTCAAGAAATTATACTGAATTTTCAAATATATACTCTGGGAGATCGCAGTTAAATGATTGTATCATAAGAAATACAATTTGTGAAGAAATTGAAGAGATAGACGCAACTGCAAACCTTGACAATGTGATTCAACACTTTCTTTTTGATAATAAG GTAGAGTTTCCAAACTTGAAGAAGCTATCTATTGATGGCCTTCCAAAGTTGACTACAATATGGGACAATCAATTTTCTCTAGACAGTTCAAACAATCTAGAGACAATAGATATTGATAGGTGCAACAGTTTGAAAAGTATATTTCCACCCTCAGTGGTGAGAAATCTTCGACAGTTGAGGAGTCTGAAAGTGCAGAATTGTGGGGTTGAAGAAATCATTTCAAAAGAAGACGGTGTACTGGTAGCACCTACGTTTGTTTTTTCAAAACTATCATATGCGACATTTCGGAATTTGCCCAAACTCAAGAGTTTCTATCCAGGATTGCATGATTGCAAATGGCCGTCACTTAAAAATTTGACAGTGTATGATTGCACTCAAGTGCATATATTTGCAGATCGTATGCGTGCGTTGAATAATCTCTACACCCAAGATAAACAATCTCTGTTTTTACTCGAGAAG GATTCGTTCCCCAACTTGGAAGTTTTAGGCTTGGACGTAATGGAGAATTGGGATAGTCCGCCACTCCACTCTTGTAGGAACCTCAAAAGTCTTATTACTTATGCAAACACCAACACATCATTGAATTCCCTGGAGAAATTACTTGGTCTTGAAAAA ATGGGACCTTCCGGCATTTAA
- the LOC101303123 gene encoding uncharacterized protein LOC101303123: protein MRKLMNLGDDSFGPASLYFPKVEILKLQECDIIKNLRSSAISFIYLTTLQVIRCKGLKYLISFSMAKSLMQLTKLEVRDCEEMIEIVASSGNDDARNEIEFKMLKHLELSALPSLRGFCSGTHTVKFPSLENLWMTGCTQLEGFIFDPTDQSTLGNDIEDANSNEKIDTGVVQRFLLNNKVELPRLMSLSLEGLTKLTAIWHNQLSDNSFDGENLNSVVIDSCKSLKYIFPATVAKRLQRLSKLTVNESGVEEIIAIEEEPQTIPLFIFSKVTCVNFTELPNLTSFYPAMHASSWPALQELAVVGCYKVEIMAEALASFQEKYESSLSTPTKQTLFSIEKDSFPSLEDLTLCSMESWNGPLPVHIFRKLKSLVVCCPQSKSVVFLDKLLDEGNSSTTTSIRERDDAVQNGTLPNLRKLQLWKMGNLMHLGEDNSQSSPRIPNFPNLEILDVQGCHSLRNLRSSTKSFDNLTTLQVSVCNGLEYLITYSMANSLTQLTTLEVEDCPRLVQIVGSNKDHDSRNEITFRRLKHLKLSALPRLQSFCSGNWLAKLPSLETSTMSNRLKLKIFAADDQSLQLTIEEEDTDVDYYVARYPAEE, encoded by the exons ATGCGGAAGCTGATGAATCTTGGAGATGATAGTTTCGGACCAGCAAGCCTATATTTTCCAAAAGTGGAAATTCTGAAGCTACAAGAGTGTGACATCATAAAGAATTTAAGATCATCTGCAATATCCTTCATCTATCTAACAACTCTGCAAGTGATTCGTTGTAAGGGATTGAAATACTTAATATCTTTCTCCATGGCCAAAAGTTTGATGCAACTCACAAAACTAGAAGTTCGTGATTGTGAAGAAATGATAGAAATAGTTGCCAGCAGTGGAAATGATGATGCAAGAAATGAGATTGAATTCAAGATGTTGAAACATTTGGAACTGTCTGCTCTACCTAGTCTGAGAGGCTTTTGCTCCGGAACTCACACTGTCAAATTCCCGTCCTTGGAAAATTTATGGATGACTGGTTGCACTCAACTGGAGGGATTCATCTTTGACCCTACAGATCAAAGTACACTTGGCAACGATATCGAAGACGCCAACTCAAATGAAAAAATTGACACTGGAGTAGTGCAACGATTCCTTTTGAACAACAAG GTTGAACTACCGAGGTTGATGAGCTTGTCACTCGAGGGTCTAACAAAGTTGACCGCAATATGGCACAATCAACTATCTGATAACTCTTTTGACGGTGAAAATCTAAACTCGGTAGTAATTGATTCTTGTAAGAGCTTGAAATATATATTTCCAGCGACCGTGGCCAAAAGACTTCAGAGGTTAAGCAAGTTGACAGTGAACGAGAGTGGGGTGGAGGAAATCATTGCAATCGAAGAAGAACCACAAACAATACCATTGTTTATTTTCTCAAAAGTCACCTGTGTGAATTTCACAGAACTGCCCAATCTTACAAGTTTCTATCCGGCCATGCATGCTTCCAGTTGGCCAGCCCTTCAAGAGTTGGCGGTTGTTGGATGTTACAAAGTGGAGATTATGGCTGAGGCACTTGCTAGCTTTCAAGAGAAATATGAGTCAAGCCTGTCCACTCCAACTAAACAAACTCTCTTTTCGATTGAGAAG GATTCTTTCCCCAGCTTGGAAGACTTGACACTATGCAGCATGGAGAGTTGGAATGGTCCACTACCAGTCCACATCTTTAGAAAACTAAAGTCCCTTGTGGTTTGTTGTCCACAGTCCAAGTCAGTTGTTTTCCTTGACAAATTACTCGACGAAGGAAACTCTAGTACTACTACTAGTATTAGGGAAAGAGATGATGCAGTTCAGAACGGGACCCTTCCAAATTTAAGAAAGCTGCAACTTTGGAAAATGGGCAACCTGATGCATCTTGGAGAGGATAACTCACAATCATCCCCCCGCATCCCAAATTTTCCAAACCTGGAAATTCTAGACGTGCAGGGTTGTCACAGCTTAAGGAATCTGAGATCATCCACAAAATCCTTCGACAATCTAACAACTTTGCAAGTAAGTGTTTGCAACGGGTTGGAGTACTTGATAACATACTCCATGGCCAACAGCTTAACGCAACTCACAACATTGGAAGTCGAGGACTGCCCAAGACTGGTGCAAATAGTGGGAAGCAATAAAGACCACGATTCAAGAAATGAGATTACATTCAGAAGGTTGAAACATCTGAAACTATCTGCTCTACCCAGATTGCAAAGCTTTTGTTCCGGAAATTGGCTTGCTAAACTCCCGTCCTTGGAAACTTCAACCATGAGCAACCGCCTCAAATTGAAGATTTTCGCAGCTGACGACCAATCGTTACAGCTAACAATCGAAGAGGAAGACACAGATGTTGATTACTACG TGGCGAGGTACCCTGCTGAGGAATGA